In a genomic window of Moritella sp. F3:
- the ureG gene encoding urease accessory protein UreG produces the protein MTEFKQPLRIGVGGPVGSGKTALLEVLCKSIRDTYNIAVVTNDIYTQEDAKILTRAGALDADRIIGVETGGCPHTAIREDASMNLAAVEELAKLHKTLDVVFVESGGDNLSATFSPELADLTIYVIDVAEGEKIPRKGGPGITRSDLLVINKIDLAPYVGASLAVMEQDTKRMRGDKPYVFANMKKQIGLQQIIDFIVDKGMLDC, from the coding sequence ATGACAGAATTTAAACAACCGTTACGCATCGGCGTTGGCGGTCCAGTAGGCTCAGGTAAAACGGCATTATTAGAAGTTTTATGTAAAAGCATTCGTGATACTTACAACATTGCTGTGGTAACCAATGATATTTATACCCAAGAAGATGCGAAGATCTTAACCCGCGCTGGAGCCTTGGATGCTGATCGTATTATTGGCGTTGAAACGGGAGGGTGTCCACATACCGCTATCCGTGAAGACGCATCAATGAACTTGGCTGCGGTTGAGGAATTAGCCAAGCTACACAAAACTCTCGATGTGGTATTTGTTGAAAGTGGCGGTGATAATTTAAGTGCCACGTTTAGCCCTGAGCTAGCAGACTTAACGATTTATGTTATTGATGTTGCCGAAGGTGAGAAGATCCCGCGCAAAGGTGGACCAGGTATTACTCGTTCCGATCTGCTGGTGATTAACAAGATTGATTTAGCGCCGTATGTTGGTGCGTCACTTGCGGTGATGGAGCAAGATACTAAGCGCATGCGCGGCGATAAGCCTTATGTGTTTGCGAATATGAAAAAACAGATTGGTTTACAACAGATTATCGATTTTATCGTTGATAAGGGCATGTTGGATTGTTAA
- the ureA gene encoding urease subunit gamma: MKLTPREKDKLMLFTAGLVAERRLARGLKLNYPESVALISCALMEGARDGRTVADLMNYGRTILTSEQVMDGIPEMVDNVQIECTFPDGTKLVSVHEPII, from the coding sequence ATGAAATTAACACCGAGAGAGAAAGATAAATTAATGCTGTTTACGGCGGGTTTAGTTGCTGAGCGCCGTTTAGCAAGGGGGTTAAAGTTGAATTATCCAGAATCGGTGGCGTTGATCAGCTGTGCATTAATGGAAGGCGCTAGAGATGGGCGCACGGTCGCAGATTTGATGAATTACGGTCGCACTATTCTGACCTCGGAACAGGTGATGGATGGGATCCCTGAGATGGTAGATAACGTGCAGATAGAATGTACTTTTCCAGACGGCACTAAATTAGTGTCAGTTCACGAACCTATTATCTGA
- the urtD gene encoding urea ABC transporter ATP-binding protein UrtD yields MSNSNQINAQVNTASALTSQFTDLEVPESAHREWQGFTAPITAQIRDNVSQLTRRDQVFKFLQPPHNPLLDTRHNILLYLEGVSVSFDGFKAINDLNLYIKEGELRCIIGPNGAGKTTMMDIITGKTRPDTGQVWLGSKLNLLKMDEAQIANAGVGRKFQKPTVFECLSVWQNLELSMAGSRSVWSVFRAKLTGEQCDEIERVLVLIGLQEQAAVDAGSLSHGQKQWLEIGMLLMQKPKLLLVDEPVAGMTHQEMDRTAELLNSLAGQHSVVVVEHDMDFVRSIASTVSVLHQGSVLAEGSMADIQNNAKVKQVYLGES; encoded by the coding sequence ATGAGTAATTCTAATCAGATTAATGCGCAAGTGAATACTGCATCAGCTTTAACATCGCAATTTACTGACCTAGAGGTACCCGAGAGTGCGCACCGTGAATGGCAAGGTTTTACTGCGCCAATTACAGCGCAGATCCGCGACAATGTGAGTCAACTTACTCGCCGAGATCAGGTCTTTAAATTTTTGCAACCGCCACATAACCCATTGCTCGATACGCGTCATAATATCTTACTGTATTTGGAAGGCGTCTCCGTGTCGTTTGATGGTTTTAAGGCCATTAACGACCTTAATTTATACATCAAAGAAGGCGAGTTACGCTGCATTATCGGCCCTAATGGCGCGGGTAAAACCACCATGATGGATATTATTACCGGTAAAACCCGCCCTGATACGGGGCAAGTCTGGTTAGGCTCAAAACTTAATTTATTGAAGATGGATGAAGCGCAGATCGCCAATGCGGGTGTGGGCCGTAAATTCCAGAAACCCACGGTATTTGAATGTTTATCTGTATGGCAGAATTTAGAGCTTTCCATGGCGGGATCGCGCAGTGTTTGGTCGGTATTCCGTGCCAAATTAACTGGTGAGCAGTGCGATGAAATCGAAAGAGTATTAGTGCTAATCGGTTTACAAGAACAAGCGGCAGTGGATGCTGGCAGTTTATCGCATGGCCAAAAGCAGTGGTTGGAAATTGGCATGTTATTAATGCAAAAACCAAAACTGTTATTAGTTGATGAACCCGTGGCTGGTATGACACATCAAGAAATGGATCGCACTGCAGAATTATTGAATTCACTGGCTGGTCAGCATTCTGTTGTTGTTGTAGAGCATGACATGGATTTTGTCCGTTCTATTGCAAGTACGGTATCGGTATTACACCAAGGCAGTGTATTGGCGGAAGGGTCGATGGCTGACATTCAAAATAACGCCAAAGTTAAACAAGTTTACCTGGGAGAGTCATGA
- the urtB gene encoding urea ABC transporter permease subunit UrtB: protein MNKDARVRSSTSVQSTLVPSISGRSKSSSILCFSTLLFLFTLCTVNKSWAAAVVNSFSDVEIQLSQRNFDHKIAAINWLSQKAYPNPFQAKQLFNDLLAGRIFYHKKQKTLFLIRDYATGQSAIKLARSFSGDATDTAAQTDEGNGTVLIAKKRDFKKVSLNNKLRKSIRLGIAQLDLASSDGALREQAIQALLGNVDPAVQTLLRQRLAAEDIEKNKTLLTLALAIGTVATSEDKTALLAAINLLADSIEPTAFSALDTVVNNTSDDELRQAAERGLDNYAQSQQVYSTLETLYFGLSLGSVLALAGLGLAITFGVMGVINMAHGELIMLGAYTTYVMQQLMPDNIGLSLVLSIPAAFIVSGLVGIAIERGVIRFLYGRPLETLLATFGISLILQQTVRSVFSPLNRSVVTPDWMSGMLEFNPMLALTYNRLYIIIFCLLVFCALIFVLKKTPLGLQVRAVSQNRSMARAMGVRSEWVDAMTFGLGAGVAGIAGVALSQLTNVGPNMGQSYIIDSFMVVVFGGVGNLWGTLVAGLSLGLFNKLLEPWAGAVLAKILVLVFIILFIQKRPRGLFPQRGRAAEE, encoded by the coding sequence ATGAACAAAGATGCCCGTGTACGATCATCAACATCAGTGCAATCAACACTTGTCCCCTCGATATCAGGGCGCTCAAAATCATCATCGATCTTATGCTTTAGCACTCTGCTATTTTTATTCACCTTGTGTACGGTAAATAAGAGTTGGGCTGCAGCGGTGGTTAATTCATTTTCAGATGTTGAGATACAGCTTTCTCAACGTAACTTTGATCATAAAATTGCAGCGATAAATTGGTTAAGTCAAAAAGCCTACCCAAACCCGTTTCAAGCAAAGCAGTTATTCAATGATTTACTTGCTGGTCGTATTTTCTATCATAAAAAACAAAAGACCTTATTCCTTATTCGAGATTATGCGACAGGACAATCGGCGATTAAATTAGCGCGTTCGTTCAGTGGCGATGCTACTGATACTGCAGCACAAACGGACGAGGGGAATGGTACGGTTTTGATAGCCAAAAAACGTGATTTCAAAAAAGTATCGCTGAATAATAAATTACGTAAAAGCATCCGTTTAGGCATTGCTCAGTTAGATTTAGCGTCAAGTGATGGTGCGTTGCGTGAGCAAGCAATACAAGCTTTGCTAGGGAATGTTGATCCTGCGGTTCAAACGTTATTACGACAGCGTTTAGCCGCTGAAGATATTGAGAAAAATAAAACCCTATTAACATTGGCGTTGGCTATTGGTACGGTCGCGACATCGGAAGATAAAACAGCATTGTTAGCCGCTATTAATTTATTAGCAGACTCGATTGAGCCGACAGCATTTAGTGCACTAGATACTGTCGTGAATAACACATCAGATGATGAATTAAGGCAGGCTGCAGAGCGGGGATTAGACAATTACGCGCAAAGCCAACAGGTATATTCAACACTTGAAACCTTGTATTTTGGCTTGAGCCTCGGTTCTGTATTAGCGTTAGCGGGTTTGGGTCTTGCGATCACCTTTGGTGTGATGGGCGTGATTAACATGGCGCACGGTGAGCTGATTATGCTCGGCGCTTATACAACCTATGTGATGCAGCAATTAATGCCGGACAATATTGGTCTGTCGTTAGTGTTATCTATTCCCGCAGCGTTTATTGTTTCTGGTTTAGTTGGCATTGCTATTGAACGCGGGGTTATTCGCTTTCTTTATGGCAGGCCATTGGAAACGCTACTCGCAACTTTTGGTATCAGTCTTATTCTGCAGCAAACGGTTCGCAGTGTATTTTCACCGTTAAACCGCTCTGTAGTCACTCCGGATTGGATGAGTGGCATGTTGGAGTTTAACCCAATGCTGGCACTGACTTATAACCGCCTCTATATCATTATTTTTTGCTTATTGGTGTTTTGTGCTCTGATTTTTGTACTAAAGAAAACACCATTAGGTCTGCAAGTGCGTGCGGTATCGCAAAATCGTTCAATGGCGCGTGCTATGGGTGTGCGTTCTGAATGGGTCGATGCCATGACGTTTGGCCTTGGTGCTGGTGTCGCTGGTATTGCTGGTGTGGCCTTATCGCAGTTAACCAATGTCGGTCCTAATATGGGGCAGAGTTATATCATTGATTCGTTTATGGTCGTTGTATTTGGTGGCGTTGGGAACTTGTGGGGAACCTTGGTTGCAGGCTTAAGTTTAGGCTTATTTAATAAGTTATTAGAACCTTGGGCTGGTGCGGTTCTCGCGAAGATATTGGTATTGGTATTCATCATTCTATTTATTCAAAAACGCCCTCGTGGACTCTTTCCACAACGTGGCCGTGCGGCGGAGGAATAA
- the urtE gene encoding urea ABC transporter ATP-binding subunit UrtE, with the protein MLSIKGVNQFYGESHTLWDLDMQIPKGKCTVLMGRNGVGKTTLLQCVMGLLPVKSGAIVLQGKDITPLSAESRARHGVGYVPQGRQIFSSLTVEENLQIGLPIRAKGDRKIPEFIYQLFPVLKEMLHRRGGDLSGGQQQQLAIGRALVINPELLILDEPTEGIQPNIVQEIGDIIRKLNKELGLTVLLVEQKLPFARKVGDNFCLLDRGRAVANGEMATLTDELIQEYLTV; encoded by the coding sequence ATGCTATCGATTAAAGGTGTGAATCAATTTTATGGCGAAAGTCATACTTTGTGGGATCTTGATATGCAGATCCCCAAAGGAAAATGCACGGTGTTAATGGGGCGTAATGGTGTCGGTAAAACAACCCTGCTGCAATGTGTGATGGGACTGTTACCGGTTAAAAGTGGTGCAATCGTATTGCAAGGTAAAGATATCACGCCGCTGAGTGCTGAAAGTCGAGCTCGACATGGGGTGGGTTATGTACCACAAGGACGACAAATATTCTCTTCACTCACTGTTGAAGAAAATCTACAGATAGGTTTACCTATCCGCGCTAAAGGTGACCGTAAGATCCCTGAATTCATTTATCAATTATTTCCAGTATTAAAAGAAATGTTACATCGCCGTGGTGGCGACTTGTCTGGTGGTCAGCAACAACAATTAGCGATTGGCCGAGCGTTGGTGATTAATCCTGAATTACTAATACTAGATGAACCGACTGAGGGTATTCAACCGAATATCGTGCAAGAGATTGGCGATATTATCCGTAAATTAAATAAAGAATTGGGATTAACCGTGTTGTTGGTCGAGCAGAAATTGCCGTTTGCCAGAAAGGTTGGTGATAACTTCTGTTTATTAGATCGAGGCCGTGCTGTCGCCAATGGTGAAATGGCAACGTTAACAGATGAGCTTATTCAGGAATATCTAACTGTGTAA
- a CDS encoding urease subunit beta, with translation MIPGEVLVTESLGDIELNQGYESRILSVANLGDRPIQVGSHYHFFEVNEFLSFDRDQAYGFRLDIPAGMAVRFEPGQMRTIELVAFSGDRIIYGFDGKVMGKLEE, from the coding sequence ATGATCCCAGGGGAAGTATTAGTGACTGAGTCGTTAGGTGATATCGAACTTAATCAAGGTTATGAATCGCGAATATTAAGCGTAGCAAATTTAGGTGACCGACCTATTCAAGTTGGCTCACATTATCATTTTTTTGAAGTAAACGAGTTTCTCTCTTTTGATCGTGACCAAGCGTATGGTTTTCGATTGGATATTCCAGCTGGTATGGCGGTGAGATTTGAACCAGGGCAAATGCGTACTATCGAACTCGTTGCATTTTCTGGTGATCGTATTATTTATGGCTTTGATGGCAAGGTCATGGGAAAGCTGGAGGAGTAA
- the ureC gene encoding urease subunit alpha, translating to MAKISRQAYADMFGPTTGDRIRLADTELMLKVEADLTTYGEEVKFGGGKVIRDGMGQGQKLSEDCVDAVITNALILDYWGIIKADIGIKAGRIVGIGKAGNPDVQPNVDIVIGAATEAIAGEGRIITAGAIDTHVHFICPQQVEEALSAGTTTFIGGGTGPVAGSTATTVTPGIWNVHRMLEAADELPINVGLLGKGTVSVPEAIREQIAAGVIGLKIHEDWGATPAAINNCLNVADEMDVQVAIHSDTLNEGGFYETTSDAIGDRVIHVFHTEGAGGGHAPDVIKSVGEPNIIPASTNPTMPYTVNTIDEHLDMLMVCHHLDPAIAEDVAFAESRIRRETIAAEDILHDLGAISVMSSDSQAMGRVAEVAMRTWQCAHKMKIQRGPLAGDDEFADNNRLKRYIAKYTINPAIAHGISHEVGSIEVGKLADLVLWDPAFFGVKPDTVIKGGLVAYAPMGDPNGAIPTPQPVHYRPMYAATGKTRAATSMTFLSKAAIAAGIPEKLKLTHLIGEVKNCRDIRKKDMIHNSYTPNIELDSQTYVVKADGMPLVCEPLEILPMAQRYFLF from the coding sequence ATGGCTAAAATTTCAAGACAAGCGTATGCCGACATGTTTGGTCCGACGACCGGAGATCGTATTCGTTTAGCGGACACTGAGTTAATGCTAAAAGTAGAAGCTGATTTAACCACCTATGGTGAAGAAGTTAAATTTGGTGGTGGCAAGGTGATCCGTGATGGCATGGGTCAAGGTCAAAAACTCAGTGAGGATTGTGTTGATGCGGTGATCACCAATGCCTTAATACTTGATTATTGGGGCATCATTAAAGCCGATATTGGTATTAAAGCGGGACGAATTGTTGGTATTGGTAAAGCGGGTAATCCTGATGTACAGCCCAATGTTGATATTGTCATTGGCGCTGCGACAGAGGCGATTGCCGGTGAAGGGCGCATTATTACAGCGGGGGCGATTGATACTCATGTGCATTTTATTTGTCCTCAGCAAGTGGAAGAAGCCTTATCGGCTGGCACCACGACATTTATCGGCGGTGGTACTGGACCGGTAGCTGGCTCTACTGCAACAACGGTGACACCTGGTATTTGGAATGTGCATCGTATGTTAGAGGCTGCCGATGAACTGCCTATTAATGTTGGCTTGTTGGGTAAAGGCACAGTGAGTGTCCCTGAGGCAATCCGTGAACAAATTGCAGCAGGTGTCATTGGTTTGAAAATTCATGAAGATTGGGGCGCGACACCAGCGGCGATCAATAACTGCCTAAATGTGGCTGATGAGATGGATGTGCAAGTCGCTATCCATTCTGACACATTGAATGAAGGCGGATTTTATGAGACCACGAGTGATGCGATTGGCGATCGGGTTATTCATGTTTTTCATACTGAAGGTGCGGGCGGCGGGCATGCGCCTGATGTGATTAAATCTGTCGGCGAACCCAATATTATACCAGCCTCAACCAATCCGACAATGCCGTATACAGTGAATACTATTGACGAACATCTGGATATGTTAATGGTGTGCCATCATCTTGATCCGGCAATTGCTGAAGATGTGGCTTTTGCTGAATCACGTATTCGTCGTGAAACCATTGCCGCGGAAGATATTTTACATGACTTAGGCGCGATCTCTGTCATGAGTTCGGATTCACAAGCAATGGGTCGTGTAGCTGAAGTGGCGATGCGAACTTGGCAGTGTGCCCACAAGATGAAAATACAGCGCGGGCCTTTAGCGGGGGATGATGAGTTTGCCGATAACAATCGCTTAAAGCGTTACATTGCAAAATATACAATCAACCCAGCGATAGCCCATGGTATTAGCCATGAAGTCGGTTCGATTGAAGTCGGAAAACTGGCTGATTTGGTGTTATGGGATCCGGCTTTTTTCGGGGTAAAACCAGACACTGTGATTAAAGGTGGCTTAGTCGCCTATGCACCGATGGGCGATCCGAATGGCGCGATCCCCACACCACAACCGGTACATTATCGTCCCATGTATGCTGCCACGGGAAAAACGCGTGCAGCAACATCGATGACGTTTTTATCAAAAGCGGCGATAGCGGCGGGAATACCTGAAAAATTAAAGCTAACTCACTTGATCGGTGAGGTGAAAAATTGTCGTGATATTCGTAAGAAAGACATGATCCATAACAGCTATACCCCGAACATCGAATTGGATTCACAAACCTATGTGGTAAAAGCCGACGGTATGCCTTTGGTGTGTGAACCGCTTGAAATATTACCCATGGCGCAGCGTTACTTTTTATTTTAA
- the urtC gene encoding urea ABC transporter permease subunit UrtC, which yields MLQSLFANSMLKTDRGGQLLMLLLTTLLIVVPAFNLLLPQGHFLHIETYTISLLGKYLTYALLAMAVDLVWGYLGILTLGHGAFFALGGYAMGMYLMRQIGDRGVYGNPELPDFMVFLDWQELPWFWQGFDMFWFACLMVILVPAALALVFGFLSFRSRVSGVYLSIMTQALTFALMLAFFRNEMGFGGNNGLTDFKDILGFSLQADTTKVGLFMASVVALILGYLTCRKVVSSRLGKVAVAIRDAEPRVRFIGYNVANVKLAIFILSAMIAGIAGALYVPQVGIINPGEFSPLNSIEIVVWVALGGRATLFGAVIGALLINYAKSWFTIELPEVWLFALGSLFVLATLFLPKGVTGWFTDLSKHNKKSNHNKESSSNKDLATKESAS from the coding sequence ATGTTGCAATCGCTATTCGCAAATTCAATGTTAAAAACAGATCGTGGTGGTCAGCTGTTAATGCTGTTACTGACGACGCTACTCATCGTGGTGCCCGCGTTTAATTTATTATTACCACAAGGTCATTTCTTACATATCGAAACTTATACTATTTCCTTATTGGGTAAATATTTGACTTATGCCTTATTGGCGATGGCTGTCGATTTGGTGTGGGGCTATTTAGGTATTTTAACCTTGGGCCACGGAGCATTTTTTGCTTTGGGTGGTTATGCCATGGGCATGTACTTGATGCGTCAAATTGGTGATCGCGGGGTTTATGGAAATCCAGAATTACCCGATTTTATGGTGTTCTTAGATTGGCAAGAATTACCGTGGTTCTGGCAAGGGTTTGATATGTTTTGGTTCGCGTGCTTGATGGTAATATTAGTGCCTGCAGCACTGGCGTTAGTATTCGGATTTTTGTCATTTCGATCGCGTGTATCTGGGGTGTATTTATCTATCATGACACAAGCGCTTACGTTTGCCTTAATGCTGGCTTTTTTCCGTAATGAAATGGGCTTTGGTGGTAATAATGGCTTGACCGATTTTAAAGATATCCTTGGCTTTAGCTTGCAAGCCGATACCACTAAGGTCGGCTTATTTATGGCATCTGTTGTGGCCTTAATATTGGGTTACCTGACTTGTCGTAAAGTGGTTTCAAGCCGATTAGGTAAAGTGGCTGTCGCTATTCGTGATGCCGAACCGCGCGTGCGCTTTATTGGTTATAACGTGGCAAATGTGAAATTGGCTATCTTTATTTTATCGGCAATGATTGCGGGTATTGCAGGTGCGCTGTATGTACCACAAGTCGGCATAATTAATCCCGGAGAGTTCTCGCCGCTTAACTCAATTGAGATTGTTGTTTGGGTGGCATTAGGCGGTCGCGCGACGTTATTTGGTGCGGTTATTGGTGCGCTATTAATTAACTATGCCAAAAGTTGGTTCACGATTGAATTACCGGAAGTGTGGCTATTTGCATTAGGCAGTTTATTTGTATTAGCGACGCTATTTTTACCGAAAGGGGTAACAGGGTGGTTTACTGACCTATCTAAGCATAATAAGAAGTCTAACCACAATAAGGAATCAAGCAGTAATAAGGACTTGGCGACGAAGGAGAGTGCATCATGA
- a CDS encoding HupE/UreJ family protein has protein sequence MSKYLSSKKFITLATLSVAVFSNAALAHTGTESMAGGSFIDGLLHPLTGGDHLIMLLGVGFLAAQMEGKQVRIIFGALLTMLIGTGFGALTGMMTGLESVILASVFIVAVAVWKQSQQVASKVNLLSSAAIVMVLFHGWAHGAETAAAQLVQFVPGMLVSAAGLLTIGAAIGSQVSAKWLSPSLGVSAVLVALLGA, from the coding sequence ATGTCTAAATATCTATCATCAAAAAAATTCATCACGCTAGCAACACTATCTGTTGCGGTATTCTCTAATGCGGCACTTGCGCATACTGGGACTGAAAGTATGGCGGGAGGATCTTTTATTGATGGTTTGTTACATCCGCTCACAGGGGGGGACCATCTAATTATGCTACTGGGCGTTGGCTTTTTAGCTGCGCAGATGGAAGGTAAGCAAGTCCGTATTATTTTCGGCGCGTTATTAACCATGCTGATTGGGACTGGGTTTGGTGCGTTAACGGGCATGATGACTGGTTTGGAAAGCGTGATCTTAGCATCGGTATTTATCGTTGCAGTTGCAGTTTGGAAGCAAAGCCAGCAAGTTGCGAGCAAGGTTAATTTATTATCCAGCGCTGCGATCGTCATGGTGCTGTTCCATGGTTGGGCGCATGGCGCTGAAACAGCTGCTGCGCAGTTAGTACAGTTTGTTCCGGGGATGTTGGTGAGTGCGGCTGGTTTATTAACCATTGGTGCTGCAATTGGCAGTCAAGTCAGTGCTAAATGGTTAAGTCCATCACTGGGTGTTAGCGCTGTACTTGTTGCTTTGTTAGGGGCTTAA
- the urtA gene encoding urea ABC transporter substrate-binding protein encodes MVTINKAKFSHLATTLAFTLGMASFNSIAAEDSIKVGVLHSLSGTMAISETTLKDTILMMIEEQNKQGGILGKQLEAVVVDPASNWPLFAEKARELIEKEKVDVVFGGWTSVSRKSMLPVFEELDSLLFYPVQYEGEESSKNVFYTGAAPNQQAIPAVDYLMNDMDVKRWVLAGTDYVYPRTTNKILAAYLKSKGVADSDIMVNYTPFGHSDWQSIVADIKKFGAKGKKTAVVSTINGDANVPFYKELASQGVSAEDIPVVAFSVGEEELSGMDTSALVGHLAAWNYFMSVETEANDEFIEKWQKFTKDEDRVTNDPMEASYIGFKMWAKAVEKAGSTDAGAVQDAIIGVTVPNLTGGYATMMPNHHITKPVLLGEIQDDGQFETVWETTGVVAGDAWSDYLPSSKPLYSSWLAPLSCGSFNVTTGKCTGSSK; translated from the coding sequence ATGGTTACAATTAACAAAGCTAAATTCTCTCATCTCGCCACAACGCTAGCATTTACATTAGGCATGGCTTCATTTAATTCGATTGCTGCTGAAGACAGTATTAAAGTCGGTGTATTACATTCACTGTCGGGCACCATGGCGATCAGTGAAACAACATTGAAAGACACTATTTTAATGATGATTGAGGAGCAAAATAAACAAGGCGGTATTTTAGGTAAACAGCTTGAGGCTGTCGTTGTTGATCCTGCATCAAATTGGCCGCTGTTTGCTGAAAAAGCTCGCGAGTTAATTGAAAAAGAAAAGGTTGATGTGGTATTCGGTGGTTGGACATCGGTATCGCGTAAATCGATGCTACCTGTATTTGAAGAACTTGATAGTTTGTTATTTTATCCTGTGCAGTACGAGGGGGAAGAGTCTTCTAAAAACGTTTTTTATACTGGCGCAGCGCCGAACCAACAAGCAATTCCCGCGGTTGACTACTTGATGAATGACATGGATGTAAAACGCTGGGTCTTAGCGGGTACTGATTACGTCTATCCACGTACGACCAATAAGATCTTAGCGGCATACCTTAAATCTAAGGGCGTCGCTGACAGCGATATCATGGTCAATTACACCCCGTTCGGCCATTCAGATTGGCAGTCAATTGTTGCTGATATTAAGAAGTTCGGCGCCAAAGGCAAGAAAACTGCTGTTGTCTCTACCATTAATGGTGACGCGAATGTTCCCTTTTATAAAGAGCTCGCGTCACAAGGTGTGTCTGCAGAAGATATTCCTGTGGTGGCATTTTCGGTGGGGGAAGAAGAGTTATCGGGAATGGATACTTCCGCTTTGGTTGGGCACTTAGCTGCATGGAATTATTTCATGAGTGTTGAGACAGAAGCGAATGATGAATTCATTGAGAAGTGGCAGAAGTTCACCAAAGATGAAGATCGTGTCACCAATGATCCAATGGAAGCCAGCTATATAGGTTTCAAAATGTGGGCGAAAGCGGTTGAAAAAGCTGGTTCTACTGACGCGGGTGCTGTTCAAGATGCAATTATTGGTGTGACAGTGCCGAACTTAACTGGTGGCTACGCGACGATGATGCCAAATCATCACATCACGAAGCCTGTGTTGTTAGGCGAAATTCAAGATGATGGTCAGTTTGAGACAGTATGGGAAACCACTGGCGTTGTCGCTGGCGATGCTTGGTCTGATTACCTACCAAGCTCTAAACCACTTTATTCAAGTTGGTTAGCACCCTTGTCGTGCGGCAGTTTTAATGTGACGACTGGGAAATGTACAGGGTCGTCTAAGTAA
- the ureE gene encoding urease accessory protein UreE, producing MIKLTKIRTVAANHVAAYVCLTMLQRTKSRLKVQLEDGRDAGLFLPRGQLLAHGTQLSTDDDFIVQVIAAKERVSTARSDDPTLFARGCYHLGNRHVPLQVEAGWCRFLHDHVLDEMLIGLGLEVKVENAAFQPEPGAYGGTTGGHSHGSEEEYVHPHPH from the coding sequence ATGATCAAGTTAACGAAAATACGAACTGTCGCAGCTAATCACGTTGCTGCTTATGTGTGTTTGACCATGTTACAGCGTACCAAGAGTCGTCTTAAAGTACAGCTTGAAGATGGCCGTGATGCCGGCTTGTTTTTACCACGTGGTCAGTTATTAGCGCATGGCACACAACTCTCCACAGATGATGATTTTATCGTTCAAGTCATTGCTGCTAAAGAACGAGTTTCAACTGCACGCAGTGACGATCCAACCTTGTTCGCTCGCGGTTGTTATCACTTAGGTAACCGCCATGTGCCACTGCAAGTCGAAGCGGGCTGGTGTCGTTTTCTTCATGACCACGTATTAGATGAAATGCTGATTGGCTTGGGCTTAGAGGTCAAGGTTGAGAATGCTGCTTTCCAACCTGAGCCGGGTGCCTATGGTGGTACGACTGGCGGTCATTCCCATGGTAGTGAAGAAGAGTATGTGCATCCGCATCCGCATTAA
- a CDS encoding urease accessory protein UreF, whose amino-acid sequence MDNMLAELKLYQLISPSLPVGGFTYSQGLEWAIEKGWVTNVATLENWLAGQMSESLASLELPILIRLQDCLANHDRLQAQGWCDYLAACRETKEMRLEERQRGLAFVRLLPKLGISLDDAELAKMVETTQLAAFSLAINQWAISLEKALGGYLWSWLENNIVVGIKLVPLGQSDGQQLLMKLAALIPAAVQQALATKDQDIGSFTPAQVMASCRHEHQYTRLFRS is encoded by the coding sequence ATGGACAATATGTTAGCTGAATTAAAATTGTATCAGTTGATTAGTCCATCGCTCCCTGTCGGCGGATTTACCTACTCACAAGGGCTTGAGTGGGCAATTGAAAAAGGTTGGGTCACTAATGTGGCTACGCTAGAAAATTGGTTAGCTGGGCAAATGTCGGAAAGTTTAGCCAGTCTCGAATTACCTATTTTGATTCGCTTACAGGACTGCTTGGCTAATCATGATCGTCTGCAAGCGCAAGGTTGGTGTGATTATTTAGCCGCCTGCCGTGAAACCAAAGAGATGCGTTTAGAAGAGCGTCAACGTGGACTTGCCTTTGTGCGCTTACTGCCAAAGTTAGGCATATCATTGGACGATGCTGAACTGGCGAAGATGGTTGAAACCACGCAGCTTGCAGCGTTTTCATTAGCAATTAATCAATGGGCTATTTCGTTAGAGAAAGCCTTGGGGGGTTATCTCTGGAGTTGGTTAGAAAATAATATCGTGGTTGGCATTAAGTTAGTGCCGCTAGGGCAAAGTGATGGCCAGCAATTATTAATGAAATTAGCCGCCTTGATACCTGCTGCTGTGCAACAAGCATTAGCAACGAAAGACCAAGACATAGGCAGCTTTACGCCAGCGCAAGTGATGGCGAGCTGCCGACATGAACATCAATATACGCGATTATTTCGCTCGTAA